In Pirellulales bacterium, the following proteins share a genomic window:
- a CDS encoding ParB/RepB/Spo0J family partition protein: protein MQPYRKISILEIDRDKDQPRKNFDEAELLALGQNIKAHGQQVPVILYPNDGRLTLADGERRWRAAKLVGIDELLVIVLPQKPSLASLRILQMSLDAHRVSLSLWERSCLLRRIREETSCSVSELAAQVHMKQPLVSKLLAYQRLDPSIQHMLHGGAIDGEKALIISQEPDLQRQRELAILAAELSREQLRRTARPVDEAKQPRAKRAAFVLNDGRTVTVQGPEATLADTIDCLMEAVKKLKRCQADQLDITAAQRFMRDKARANRVLAQKNAST, encoded by the coding sequence ATGCAACCGTATCGCAAGATTTCGATTCTTGAAATCGACCGCGACAAGGACCAACCTCGGAAAAACTTCGACGAGGCGGAGCTTCTGGCGCTTGGCCAGAACATTAAGGCGCACGGGCAGCAGGTGCCAGTGATCCTGTACCCGAATGACGGCAGGTTGACATTAGCGGACGGTGAGCGGCGCTGGCGCGCAGCCAAACTCGTCGGCATCGACGAGTTGCTTGTCATTGTTCTACCCCAAAAACCGAGCTTGGCCAGCCTGCGCATTCTCCAGATGAGCCTCGACGCTCACCGAGTCAGCCTGTCCCTGTGGGAACGATCTTGCCTGCTGCGTCGTATCCGCGAAGAAACTAGCTGCTCGGTTTCGGAGTTGGCCGCGCAGGTCCACATGAAGCAGCCGCTGGTCAGCAAGTTGCTGGCCTACCAGCGGCTCGATCCCAGCATTCAGCACATGCTTCATGGCGGCGCGATCGACGGCGAAAAGGCCCTCATCATCAGTCAGGAGCCCGATCTGCAACGCCAACGGGAGCTGGCGATTCTCGCCGCCGAACTGTCGCGGGAGCAACTGCGGCGAACGGCCCGTCCCGTTGACGAGGCCAAGCAGCCAAGGGCAAAACGTGCTGCATTCGTTCTCAATGACGGCCGTACGGTCACGGTCCAAGGACCCGAGGCGACGCTGGCCGACACAATCGACTGCCTGATGGAAGCGGTCAAGAAACTCAAACGATGCCAGGCGGATCAGTTGGACATTACCGCGGCTCAGAGGTTCATGCGTGACAAAGCGAGGGCGAACCGTGTTCTGGCGCAAAAGAACGCATCCACTTGA
- a CDS encoding PEP-CTERM sorting domain-containing protein (PEP-CTERM proteins occur, often in large numbers, in the proteomes of bacteria that also encode an exosortase, a predicted intramembrane cysteine proteinase. The presence of a PEP-CTERM domain at a protein's C-terminus predicts cleavage within the sorting domain, followed by covalent anchoring to some some component of the (usually Gram-negative) cell surface. Many PEP-CTERM proteins exhibit an unusual sequence composition that includes large numbers of potential glycosylation sites. Expression of one such protein has been shown restore the ability of a bacterium to form floc, a type of biofilm.), translated as MRSPITSISAACLASALLACGILLSSASLARAVPIVLTFEGIPATSAFAAGTSIPLAAQLSTLYQSSYGVTFSSMQPYVPVVPLNDTAPSGVNGIGMSDANGLVSYSTFINAIFTVPGNPFAPATTNFVSVQADLFSTNPDGILTLTAYDQFGSVIGTDQQHEAPGVVLSLSIPGIHGVQITGDGSTAFDNFTFNSTQLIPEPAGLVLMTLGGIAAMIRRLTR; from the coding sequence ATGAGATCACCAATCACAAGCATTTCTGCCGCCTGCCTCGCGAGCGCGCTGCTCGCATGCGGCATTTTATTATCGTCGGCTTCTCTCGCTCGCGCGGTCCCAATCGTCCTGACATTCGAGGGAATTCCCGCCACATCAGCATTTGCCGCAGGAACAAGTATCCCGCTCGCGGCGCAGCTGTCCACGCTCTATCAGTCGAGTTACGGAGTTACCTTTAGCTCGATGCAGCCCTACGTGCCCGTAGTGCCGCTTAATGACACGGCGCCGAGCGGCGTGAACGGCATTGGTATGAGCGACGCGAACGGCCTGGTGAGCTACAGCACGTTCATCAACGCCATCTTCACGGTGCCGGGCAATCCGTTCGCGCCGGCGACAACCAATTTCGTGTCCGTGCAGGCGGATTTGTTTTCGACGAACCCCGACGGCATTCTGACACTGACCGCCTACGACCAGTTCGGAAGCGTCATCGGGACGGATCAGCAGCATGAGGCTCCGGGCGTCGTTTTGTCTCTTTCGATCCCCGGCATTCATGGTGTCCAAATTACCGGGGACGGCTCGACGGCCTTCGATAACTTCACCTTCAACTCGACGCAACTGATCCCGGAGCCGGCGGGCCTGGTCCTCATGACGCTGGGGGGAATCGCCGCAATGATCCGCCGCCTGACCCGATAG
- a CDS encoding TraM recognition domain-containing protein, producing MFWRKRTHPLDKPLFCWDGYNALTVRALLAGGLHAFGATGSGKTSSLIQLARAILAYGDSSMLVLCAKRGEYQDWLRAARMTGRQRDVVLVTPKEQWRFNMFGYEASRQGEGAGVAQNVTRFIMELRSVVFRESEQAGGDSQQWKRQDEQLINYCVIVLQLASEEITPANLHELILSAPVAGEQMREESWRAGYCNQCISRAFHRQKTEIEEHDFKHAADFLTRLWPKMADRTRSSIMAGTMATLAVCNTGIIREMFAHRTNFTPAGAIEERKIVVVDMPPDEYGVLGAVANIGLKYHWQRDVLRREITPRSPLACIWGDESSLWVTPSDTHYLSRCRSYHGCMVYICQGLNNYREALPGDKAEAGIEAMLSNFGHKLFFSLGDHHTAAWVSELCGKELRQFAGGGLQHAPHEPFSPVGQPSQYSSSFHEQYEYVIQPAEFMNGLRTGSPVNNYMVDAVLVRSGVPFSTGLPLLNVSFDQRKS from the coding sequence GTGTTCTGGCGCAAAAGAACGCATCCACTTGATAAGCCGCTCTTTTGCTGGGACGGGTACAACGCGCTCACCGTGCGCGCGTTGCTGGCGGGGGGACTGCACGCATTCGGCGCCACCGGCTCGGGCAAAACGTCGAGCCTCATTCAGCTGGCAAGGGCGATTCTCGCCTATGGCGACAGCTCAATGCTCGTGCTCTGCGCCAAGCGTGGCGAGTACCAGGATTGGCTGCGCGCAGCCCGCATGACAGGCCGCCAGCGTGACGTGGTCCTCGTCACCCCGAAAGAGCAGTGGCGCTTCAACATGTTCGGATATGAAGCGAGCCGCCAGGGCGAAGGCGCCGGCGTCGCCCAGAACGTAACGCGCTTCATCATGGAGCTGCGCAGCGTCGTCTTTCGCGAAAGCGAGCAGGCCGGGGGCGATTCGCAGCAGTGGAAGCGGCAGGATGAGCAACTCATCAACTACTGCGTCATCGTCCTGCAACTCGCCAGCGAAGAGATAACGCCCGCCAATCTGCACGAACTCATCCTGTCGGCGCCGGTGGCCGGCGAGCAGATGCGGGAAGAAAGCTGGCGTGCCGGATACTGCAATCAGTGCATCTCACGCGCATTCCACCGGCAGAAGACGGAGATTGAAGAGCATGACTTCAAGCATGCCGCCGATTTCCTGACCCGCCTCTGGCCCAAAATGGCGGACAGGACCCGGTCGAGCATCATGGCGGGCACGATGGCCACGCTCGCGGTCTGCAACACCGGCATTATCCGCGAGATGTTTGCCCATCGGACCAACTTCACCCCGGCCGGGGCGATCGAAGAGCGCAAAATCGTGGTCGTCGATATGCCGCCGGACGAATACGGGGTGCTCGGCGCAGTGGCCAATATCGGTCTCAAATATCATTGGCAGCGTGACGTGCTTCGCCGCGAGATCACGCCGCGCTCTCCCCTCGCTTGCATCTGGGGTGATGAATCAAGCCTGTGGGTGACGCCATCGGATACGCATTATTTGAGCCGTTGCCGCAGCTACCACGGTTGCATGGTCTATATCTGCCAGGGACTCAACAACTACCGCGAGGCACTGCCAGGAGATAAGGCGGAGGCGGGCATCGAGGCCATGCTGAGTAATTTCGGTCACAAGCTCTTTTTCTCGCTCGGCGACCATCACACCGCCGCCTGGGTATCGGAGCTTTGCGGCAAGGAGCTGCGGCAGTTTGCCGGCGGCGGCCTACAACACGCACCCCATGAGCCGTTTTCTCCTGTTGGACAGCCATCGCAGTACAGCAGCAGTTTTCACGAGCAGTATGAGTACGTCATTCAGCCCGCCGAATTCATGAACGGCCTGCGCACCGGCTCTCCCGTCAACAACTACATGGTCGATGCCGTTCTTGTGCGATCCGGCGTCCCATTTTCCACCGGCTTGCCGCTGCTCAACGTCAGCTTCGACCAGCGCAAGTCTTGA
- a CDS encoding tyrosine-type recombinase/integrase — MAALQLRSGAYRVLFRYLGQQHQLSIGEVPESEALLWKARVEFLLTRLKQRLVEVPPGCTIVQFIQYDGKPPADLTTDVRKDTTFSELRDSYVTTFSNGAIEANTLYTAKIHLNHVETTLGGRFLLNGLSMASLQKHIERRQADVLPVTIRKEINSFRATWNWGERMKLVQGGFPSRGLVYPKIDEKPPYMTFQEIERRIKAGGDPDTLWETLYLDADQITRLLEHVKATAWNEWVNPMFVMAAHTGARRSELLRVQSADVDLAGRVVTFREKKRSRGTRTTRRVPISDLLAKALKSLMRQNRLYLFGDGIEPLTGDAAHQAFERAVKGSKWDKKMKGWHVLRHSFISVLASAGTDQRIIDEFAGHSTEQQRRRYRHLLPNVTQQAIQAAFG, encoded by the coding sequence ATGGCAGCCCTCCAGCTTCGTAGCGGCGCATACCGTGTCCTCTTCCGATACCTTGGCCAGCAGCACCAACTGTCCATCGGGGAAGTCCCCGAATCGGAAGCTTTGCTGTGGAAAGCCCGCGTCGAATTCCTGCTGACCAGGCTCAAGCAGCGCCTCGTTGAAGTGCCGCCCGGCTGCACGATCGTGCAGTTCATTCAGTATGACGGCAAGCCGCCCGCCGACCTGACAACGGATGTCCGCAAGGACACCACGTTCAGCGAACTCCGCGACAGCTACGTCACGACCTTCTCCAACGGCGCTATTGAGGCGAATACGCTCTACACCGCGAAAATTCACCTAAACCATGTCGAGACCACTCTTGGCGGCAGGTTCCTGCTCAACGGCCTATCAATGGCCAGCCTGCAAAAGCACATCGAGCGTCGGCAGGCCGATGTTTTGCCGGTCACCATCCGCAAGGAGATCAACTCTTTCCGTGCGACCTGGAATTGGGGTGAGCGGATGAAGCTGGTACAGGGCGGCTTTCCTTCGCGGGGACTGGTCTATCCCAAGATTGACGAGAAACCTCCCTACATGACCTTCCAGGAGATCGAACGCCGAATCAAGGCAGGCGGTGATCCTGACACTCTTTGGGAGACCTTGTATTTGGACGCCGACCAAATCACCCGGCTGCTCGAACACGTCAAGGCAACCGCCTGGAACGAGTGGGTCAATCCGATGTTCGTCATGGCCGCCCATACCGGAGCAAGGCGGTCAGAACTTCTCCGCGTTCAATCGGCGGACGTTGACCTTGCCGGGCGCGTTGTCACCTTTCGCGAGAAAAAAAGGTCACGCGGTACACGAACAACGAGACGCGTTCCCATCAGCGACTTGCTTGCCAAGGCGTTGAAGTCGCTGATGAGGCAGAACCGGCTCTACCTGTTCGGCGACGGCATCGAGCCGCTGACTGGCGATGCGGCTCACCAAGCCTTCGAACGAGCAGTCAAGGGCTCGAAGTGGGACAAAAAAATGAAGGGGTGGCACGTCTTGCGCCACTCCTTCATCAGCGTGCTCGCTAGTGCAGGCACCGATCAGCGGATCATAGATGAGTTTGCAGGGCACTCGACCGAACAGCAGCGACGGCGCTACCGCCATCTGCTGCCTAATGTGACTCAACAGGCAATTCAAGCCGCCTTTGGGTAG
- the ilvB gene encoding biosynthetic-type acetolactate synthase large subunit, with protein MATIARPNTAAAGITNGADILVQSLVNHGVEVIFAYPGGASMPLHQSLTKFKDQIRTILPRHEQGGGFAAQGYARSTGKPGVCMATSGPGATNLVTCIADAKLDSIPLIAITGQVGTSVIGTDAFQETPIVEVCRGITKHHYLVTDVADLARVVREAFHLATTGRPGPVLIDLPKDVQQAQTVPDYDAPLNLPGYHVADRRSHPEQIAQVAAAIKRSRRPVIYAGGGIIASGASAELRELARKTRIPVTMTLMGLGSYPSGDTQSLDMLGMHGSVYANYAVNEADLLLAFGVRFDDRVTGKVSEFAKHGKIVHIDIDPSEINKNKEAHIPIISDIKYALAELNKIVEPPESGLDEWNAKIAAWKKSDPFSYDKSFPGIQAQYAIAELSKLISDKNPIIAVGVGQHQMWTAQYFKFSEPRSWLSSSGLGTMGFGLPAAMGAKAAHPDRIVIDIDGDGSFLMNVQELATCVCEKLPVKVLLLNNQHLGMVMQWEDRFHASNRAHTYLGPIDNPEAIGKGDGLGPKVRYPDFVTIARGFGCGAATVKDRAKLGDALREMIEYDGPYVLDVEVPYQEHVLPMIPSGKTVKDLIKA; from the coding sequence GTGGCTACTATCGCTCGACCTAACACCGCTGCCGCTGGCATCACCAACGGGGCGGATATTCTTGTACAGTCGCTCGTGAATCACGGTGTCGAGGTAATTTTCGCCTACCCCGGCGGCGCCAGCATGCCGCTGCACCAGTCGCTGACCAAGTTCAAGGATCAAATCCGCACGATCCTGCCCCGCCACGAACAGGGCGGAGGCTTCGCCGCGCAAGGCTACGCCCGCAGCACCGGCAAGCCCGGCGTCTGTATGGCCACCAGCGGCCCAGGCGCCACGAACCTGGTGACCTGTATCGCCGACGCCAAGCTCGACAGCATTCCGCTGATTGCCATCACCGGGCAAGTCGGCACGTCCGTGATCGGCACCGATGCGTTCCAAGAGACACCGATCGTTGAGGTATGCCGCGGCATCACGAAACATCACTATCTGGTGACCGACGTCGCGGACCTGGCACGCGTCGTCCGCGAGGCGTTCCACCTGGCCACGACCGGCCGCCCTGGCCCCGTTTTGATCGACCTGCCAAAGGACGTCCAGCAGGCGCAGACGGTTCCCGACTACGACGCCCCGCTAAACCTGCCCGGCTACCATGTTGCCGATCGCCGCTCGCACCCCGAGCAGATTGCGCAAGTTGCCGCAGCCATTAAGCGTTCGCGCCGCCCGGTGATTTACGCCGGTGGTGGCATCATCGCCAGTGGCGCGAGTGCCGAATTACGCGAACTGGCACGCAAGACCAGGATTCCGGTCACCATGACCCTGATGGGTTTGGGTTCATATCCCTCGGGCGATACTCAATCGTTGGATATGCTGGGCATGCACGGCAGCGTGTACGCCAACTATGCGGTAAACGAAGCAGATTTGCTGTTGGCATTTGGCGTGCGTTTCGACGACCGCGTTACGGGCAAGGTTTCGGAATTCGCCAAGCACGGCAAGATCGTGCATATCGATATCGATCCCTCGGAAATCAACAAGAACAAAGAAGCCCACATTCCGATTATCAGCGACATCAAGTACGCGCTTGCCGAACTGAACAAGATCGTCGAGCCGCCGGAATCCGGCCTCGACGAGTGGAATGCCAAGATCGCAGCCTGGAAAAAATCCGATCCGTTCTCGTACGACAAGTCGTTTCCGGGCATTCAGGCGCAGTATGCGATCGCCGAGCTGTCGAAATTGATTTCGGACAAGAATCCGATCATCGCCGTCGGGGTCGGTCAGCATCAGATGTGGACGGCTCAGTACTTCAAGTTCAGCGAGCCGCGCTCCTGGTTGTCGAGTTCCGGACTGGGGACGATGGGCTTTGGCCTGCCCGCGGCGATGGGGGCGAAAGCCGCCCACCCGGACCGGATCGTCATCGATATCGACGGTGACGGCAGTTTCCTGATGAACGTTCAGGAACTGGCCACGTGCGTTTGCGAGAAGCTCCCGGTCAAGGTGCTGCTGTTGAACAATCAGCACTTGGGCATGGTGATGCAGTGGGAAGACCGTTTCCACGCCAGCAACCGCGCCCACACGTATCTCGGTCCGATCGACAATCCCGAGGCCATCGGCAAGGGGGACGGTTTAGGCCCCAAGGTGCGCTATCCCGATTTTGTCACGATCGCACGCGGCTTCGGCTGCGGCGCCGCGACGGTAAAAGATCGGGCCAAGCTCGGGGACGCGCTGCGCGAAATGATCGAATACGATGGCCCGTACGTTTTGGACGTCGAGGTTCCGTATCAAGAGCACGTGCTGCCGATGATTCCGTCAGGCAAGACGGTCAAGGATTTGATCAAGGCCTAA
- a CDS encoding SpoIIE family protein phosphatase — MSRSTPKHLNLFNERSETVDQSGFNKTGAIYDLCKAFQHATGWSLSFVPGHPPRNDHDLMWSAPVSPGVGTSPGHLRIDLGGAEHRGAGTTVDLERAGELAGAIGRLLGELHVAREELRKREAELAAAVPVIERSPDPVHLAERLEGVLRGGAQALNCHAAAVYLLDSATTELKLRAAYGLPRERLTLAPRALRSAAADLEALSGHAVVMKNRAVRAEWQAPEAAAAAVCVPISTAAIPLGTLWIYSARERDFTDEEVNLVEIVAGRLASDLEREVLMQEGLHAAALKRQMGEAERLQELQLPRYLPSSPSWDVDAWTLRGDTLGGDFYDWFARGDESLGVAVGSATGSGIASAMLAGMLRTAVRAHADGSREPQQLLDLVNRDMWQAAAGLQSAALLYALLDPTGRIRLATAGDVTALLARPGGWQLLSRVALPLARDPKTTYQPIMHALRPEETLLILAGEDPQLMQPSKGRAHRLGLSSIARMVTEKSDRSAKELAAALRFQFSAGQMQTSRDRTMLVIKRRWPGRS, encoded by the coding sequence GTGTCACGGTCTACACCGAAGCATCTCAATCTGTTCAATGAGCGGTCGGAAACGGTCGATCAGTCCGGTTTCAACAAAACCGGTGCGATCTATGACCTGTGCAAGGCCTTCCAACATGCGACCGGATGGTCGCTCAGTTTTGTGCCGGGACACCCTCCGCGCAACGATCATGACCTGATGTGGTCCGCCCCGGTCAGCCCGGGCGTTGGAACCTCTCCCGGACATCTCAGGATTGATCTCGGGGGCGCCGAACATCGAGGTGCTGGCACGACCGTTGATCTGGAACGAGCCGGCGAGTTGGCCGGCGCCATCGGTCGACTGCTGGGCGAACTGCACGTGGCTCGCGAGGAACTGCGCAAGCGCGAGGCCGAATTGGCCGCGGCTGTGCCCGTGATCGAGCGCTCACCCGATCCCGTACATCTTGCCGAGCGCTTGGAAGGGGTGTTGCGCGGCGGAGCGCAGGCTCTGAATTGCCACGCCGCGGCAGTGTATCTGCTCGACTCGGCGACAACGGAACTCAAGCTACGCGCAGCGTACGGCCTGCCCCGCGAACGGCTGACTCTGGCGCCACGCGCTCTGCGATCGGCCGCGGCCGATCTCGAAGCGCTATCGGGCCACGCCGTGGTGATGAAAAACCGCGCCGTGCGTGCCGAATGGCAGGCCCCCGAAGCGGCCGCCGCCGCCGTGTGCGTTCCGATCTCGACCGCGGCCATCCCGCTGGGCACGCTTTGGATTTACTCGGCTCGCGAGCGCGACTTCACCGACGAAGAAGTGAATCTGGTGGAAATTGTTGCTGGTCGGCTGGCCAGTGACCTGGAACGCGAAGTTCTCATGCAGGAAGGTCTGCACGCCGCCGCGCTCAAACGCCAAATGGGCGAGGCCGAGCGATTGCAGGAACTGCAACTCCCGCGCTATTTGCCCAGTTCGCCAAGCTGGGATGTCGATGCCTGGACTCTACGCGGGGATACCCTCGGTGGCGATTTCTACGACTGGTTTGCACGCGGCGACGAAAGTTTGGGCGTTGCCGTCGGGTCGGCCACGGGATCAGGAATTGCTTCCGCGATGTTGGCAGGCATGTTGCGCACCGCCGTGCGTGCTCATGCCGATGGTTCACGCGAACCGCAACAACTGCTCGACTTGGTAAATCGCGATATGTGGCAGGCCGCGGCTGGCCTGCAATCGGCGGCATTGCTATATGCTCTGCTTGATCCCACGGGACGCATCCGCCTGGCCACGGCCGGTGATGTCACGGCCCTGCTCGCGCGGCCAGGGGGCTGGCAGTTGTTGTCACGCGTAGCTTTGCCGCTGGCCCGCGATCCGAAGACGACCTATCAACCGATCATGCATGCTCTGCGCCCTGAGGAGACACTGCTGATCTTGGCCGGCGAGGATCCTCAGCTCATGCAGCCGTCCAAGGGGCGCGCCCACCGGCTGGGGCTGTCCTCGATCGCCCGCATGGTGACGGAAAAATCGGATCGCAGTGCCAAAGAGCTGGCGGCCGCCCTCCGATTTCAATTCTCGGCCGGACAGATGCAGACATCCCGCGATCGGACAATGCTGGTCATCAAGCGACGATGGCCTGGCCGGTCCTAG
- a CDS encoding RES family NAD+ phosphorylase, which translates to MMTSSEDADVEMWVNQIQSQIIGCDNCQPFEDSGDEDDGGLQSVEEFLYDNEVPEELHDAIAEQLVCRCGHSLELDSGIVVDEIESQPDVIAADRFGDWAAEDNPRLGAFVDHLRQFPNAGLDHEVGVDLLNQLKALKTTTITGNWWRAQNVKESECPPSVARMGPPPAAGSTGRLHGPDQRAFYLGSDKSAAVNEARKYLQADRQMWIQQFRITGVENVIELQAPLSRTAAFYRDDIPLLFAGLMWCDGLVQQRVGSEQAKEYLLPQFISKCATSIGIAGITFNSLLHEGTNLVLFKWTDEIVSPIGEPERISDIAEAG; encoded by the coding sequence ATGATGACTAGCTCCGAAGACGCTGACGTCGAGATGTGGGTAAATCAGATTCAGTCGCAGATTATCGGATGCGACAATTGTCAGCCATTTGAAGATAGTGGCGACGAGGACGACGGAGGTTTACAGAGCGTTGAGGAATTCCTCTACGACAATGAAGTTCCGGAGGAACTGCATGACGCCATAGCCGAGCAACTAGTGTGCAGGTGCGGTCACTCGCTGGAATTGGATTCTGGAATCGTGGTGGACGAGATCGAGTCGCAGCCGGATGTAATTGCTGCCGACCGTTTCGGCGACTGGGCTGCCGAGGACAACCCCAGATTGGGCGCATTCGTCGATCACCTGCGGCAGTTTCCTAATGCAGGTCTCGATCATGAGGTCGGCGTCGACCTTCTTAACCAACTGAAGGCGTTGAAAACGACCACCATTACTGGAAACTGGTGGCGTGCTCAGAACGTCAAGGAATCCGAATGCCCGCCTTCGGTCGCTAGGATGGGCCCACCTCCAGCGGCGGGGTCGACCGGACGTCTTCATGGACCGGATCAACGCGCGTTTTACCTCGGATCTGACAAATCGGCTGCCGTCAATGAAGCCCGCAAATACTTGCAGGCTGACCGCCAGATGTGGATACAGCAGTTTCGCATCACGGGTGTGGAAAACGTAATTGAATTGCAAGCGCCACTGTCTCGAACCGCGGCATTTTACCGGGACGACATACCGCTTCTGTTCGCCGGTCTGATGTGGTGCGATGGCCTGGTTCAGCAACGGGTCGGTTCCGAACAGGCCAAAGAGTATCTCCTTCCGCAGTTTATTTCCAAGTGCGCGACGTCGATCGGGATAGCCGGTATCACGTTCAACAGCCTATTGCATGAAGGCACGAATCTGGTGCTGTTTAAATGGACTGACGAGATAGTATCTCCGATAGGAGAACCGGAGCGCATTTCGGACATTGCCGAAGCGGGATAG
- a CDS encoding DUF362 domain-containing protein — MLDRKHFPNRRHFLQSAGGAALAASTAGRLLTPCVVRAAEKAAAGPADVGIARGSNMEEAVKNAVELAGGLGFIKPDQTVLIKPNVTGAVPNPTTTSPEVLYAVIKLVAAQGPKRIIVADRSFSPLFNTTTPKTIDVMKSVGQLDAVNEAITDVKAPVVAVGLEDAASEFEKLGLPANTEHWRKINHPLATNWPNGFELAELLFAVDHVINVPVIKTHFQAWFTMSMKAFVGMSHHRSRREFHTAFKGGSNLADQKSSGSRRRVGPEGRKLDIDEVEPLVNRVAELNLGIKPALNIMDGTKSFVFGGPSHGDVEEPKLIVASRDRIAADATGIAVLKRYGTERRLQNYSVWENPFIKHGIEIGLGIDGLDKLNLKHSGIDEEELATIKEMLV, encoded by the coding sequence ATGCTCGACCGCAAGCATTTCCCGAACCGTCGTCACTTCTTGCAATCCGCCGGCGGCGCCGCCTTGGCTGCTAGTACCGCTGGTCGACTACTTACTCCTTGCGTGGTGCGAGCTGCGGAAAAGGCCGCTGCCGGCCCGGCAGACGTGGGCATCGCCCGCGGTTCGAACATGGAAGAGGCGGTGAAGAATGCCGTCGAGCTCGCAGGCGGATTGGGATTCATCAAGCCCGACCAGACCGTGCTGATAAAGCCGAACGTCACGGGCGCGGTGCCGAATCCGACGACGACCAGTCCGGAAGTTCTGTATGCCGTGATTAAGTTGGTCGCTGCCCAGGGCCCTAAGCGGATCATCGTGGCCGACCGTAGCTTTTCGCCATTGTTCAATACGACCACGCCGAAAACGATCGACGTGATGAAAAGCGTCGGCCAACTCGACGCCGTGAACGAAGCGATTACCGACGTGAAAGCACCTGTCGTGGCCGTGGGGCTTGAGGACGCAGCGTCGGAATTCGAGAAGCTTGGTCTACCGGCCAACACCGAACATTGGCGCAAGATCAATCACCCGCTGGCCACGAACTGGCCCAACGGATTCGAACTGGCCGAGTTGTTGTTCGCGGTCGATCATGTCATCAATGTCCCGGTGATCAAGACACACTTCCAGGCTTGGTTTACGATGTCGATGAAGGCATTCGTCGGTATGAGCCACCATCGCAGCCGCCGCGAGTTTCACACGGCGTTCAAAGGGGGCAGCAACCTGGCCGATCAGAAGAGTTCAGGCAGCCGTCGCCGCGTCGGGCCCGAGGGACGTAAGCTGGATATCGACGAAGTCGAGCCGCTGGTGAATCGCGTGGCGGAATTGAACCTGGGCATCAAGCCGGCCCTGAACATCATGGACGGCACAAAGAGCTTCGTCTTCGGCGGTCCTTCGCATGGTGACGTTGAAGAGCCAAAGTTGATCGTCGCCAGCCGCGACCGCATCGCGGCTGACGCCACTGGCATCGCCGTGCTCAAGCGTTACGGCACCGAACGCAGGTTGCAGAATTACTCGGTGTGGGAAAACCCCTTCATCAAGCACGGCATCGAAATCGGTCTAGGGATCGATGGTCTCGACAAGCTCAACCTCAAACACTCAGGTATTGACGAGGAAGAGCTGGCCACGATCAAAGAGATGCTGGTGTAG